One part of the Methanofastidiosum sp. genome encodes these proteins:
- a CDS encoding site-2 protease family protein, translating to MVKAMECEKCGYKEYLLAEEKDYDRCPSCKSLVIGQEKNELPAQLQEMINVANENFSYGNIKTDNYSALFEVKELFKKPEEIISSFEKINFHPFMRKEKGKLYVLLRSSPPKKDFTYKKNLILFFLTIISTTVAGYFMSVPHVEYEFMANPWIGAIAFSFSIMIILGTHEMGHYIVARRNGVDATLPYFIPAPFILGTMGAVINIRSFIPNKNSAIELGLSGPLAGILVAIPITIAGVMMSPVVPITLFGESSMFLGEPLIFQLIAKSLVTVTEGNSLYLHPVAFAGWAGIFVTMLNLIPMGQLDGGHIARAVLGPINHRYLSFVVAVSLFVIGIFTWAGWSLWGVIGFYLAYRGHPGSMDEITPIEGKHWLMVGVAIVLFVISTMIVPIKLG from the coding sequence ATGGTCAAAGCGATGGAGTGCGAGAAATGTGGATACAAGGAGTATCTATTAGCTGAAGAAAAAGATTATGATAGATGCCCATCTTGCAAATCATTAGTTATTGGCCAAGAAAAAAATGAACTGCCTGCACAATTGCAAGAGATGATTAATGTTGCAAATGAGAACTTTTCATATGGGAATATTAAAACTGACAATTATTCTGCCTTGTTTGAGGTCAAGGAACTTTTCAAAAAGCCTGAAGAAATAATTTCCTCCTTTGAGAAAATCAATTTCCATCCCTTTATGAGAAAAGAAAAGGGGAAACTTTATGTTTTATTGAGGTCTTCACCTCCAAAAAAGGATTTTACATATAAGAAGAATCTGATACTATTTTTCTTGACAATTATTTCAACAACAGTTGCTGGCTATTTCATGTCAGTACCACATGTCGAATACGAATTTATGGCAAATCCCTGGATTGGAGCTATAGCATTTTCTTTTTCAATAATGATAATCCTAGGAACACATGAAATGGGCCATTATATTGTTGCGAGAAGAAATGGTGTGGATGCGACACTGCCTTATTTCATACCGGCGCCTTTCATTCTTGGAACAATGGGTGCTGTGATAAACATAAGGTCATTTATCCCAAACAAAAATAGCGCTATTGAACTGGGCCTTTCAGGCCCGCTTGCCGGCATACTTGTAGCAATACCAATCACAATAGCGGGGGTTATGATGTCGCCTGTCGTCCCCATAACACTCTTTGGTGAGAGCTCAATGTTTTTGGGTGAGCCGCTTATATTCCAGCTTATAGCTAAATCACTTGTAACTGTAACTGAAGGCAACTCTCTTTACTTACATCCTGTAGCTTTTGCAGGCTGGGCCGGGATATTTGTGACCATGCTTAACTTGATCCCTATGGGCCAACTTGATGGCGGTCATATTGCAAGGGCTGTTTTAGGGCCTATAAATCACAGGTACCTATCATTTGTTGTTGCAGTTTCATTGTTTGTTATAGGGATATTTACATGGGCTGGATGGAGCCTTTGGGGAGTAATTGGATTTTATCTGGCATATAGGGGGCATCCTGGCTCGATGGATGAGATAACTCCCATAGAAGGAAAACATTGGCTCATGGTTGGAGTTGCCATAGTATTATTTGTAATATCTACAATGATTGTCCCGATAAAGTTGGGATGA
- a CDS encoding CDP-alcohol phosphatidyltransferase family protein: protein MLNNIRKNKSFVSIVNFIGRIFRFLPPNVITTISLVVVFFSGYYYYLGLPYIGAIILAVSGFLDLVDGSVAKYTKKTTVLGGFLDSTFDRIGDGIILLGIGLSHNLALCFVIMIGAYLISYMRAKGEALGVKVMGIGIGERAERILIIFVFSFINLELGLYVLLIVVYITVFTRFYYISKELKTKT from the coding sequence ATGCTTAATAACATCCGTAAGAATAAATCATTTGTATCAATTGTTAACTTTATCGGGAGAATCTTTAGATTCCTGCCCCCAAATGTCATAACAACGATCAGTTTAGTTGTTGTCTTCTTTTCAGGTTATTATTACTATCTTGGATTGCCATATATTGGAGCAATTATACTTGCCGTTTCAGGATTCCTTGATCTAGTTGACGGCTCAGTTGCAAAATATACTAAGAAGACAACTGTTCTTGGCGGCTTTTTAGATTCAACTTTTGATAGGATAGGCGATGGGATTATACTGTTAGGAATTGGACTATCGCATAATCTTGCTCTTTGTTTTGTGATAATGATTGGAGCATATCTCATTAGCTATATGCGTGCTAAGGGAGAGGCCCTTGGTGTAAAAGTCATGGGGATAGGCATTGGTGAAAGGGCAGAGAGAATACTGATAATATTTGTGTTTTCTTTCATCAATTTAGAGCTAGGGCTTTATGTGCTTTTGATTGTTGTGTATATAACGGTCTTCACAAGGTTTTATTATATCTCAAAGGAGCTTAAAACTAAGACTTAG